From one Chanodichthys erythropterus isolate Z2021 chromosome 3, ASM2448905v1, whole genome shotgun sequence genomic stretch:
- the LOC137014782 gene encoding uncharacterized protein, with protein sequence MHNINMTCGEIQSSVGFVYVVLPVILNQTLNDPDCEQSWYTEHWNMNTINKTCGEIQTEEGFEYRLLSNILNQTSDDCEQSWYSKDGRLLADPSDPHKLMYPVTSVKSDRLVTSYCVDELHHEIQCHFKRITHETVFRVFNDTDSSSGSTQTPDSHQFWWISALFFIMIVLLLLISFMLRKRIFSCVSRAVTRIFQHSDSENRDPEAGVQMNLRSDAPDSLNQSESEQLNGSVSRA encoded by the exons ATGCACAACATCAACATGACGTGTGGAGAGATTCAGTCCTCAGTGGGGTTTGTGTACGTGGTTCTGCCTGTGATTCTGAATCAAACACTCAATGATCCTGACTGTGAGCAGAGCTGGTATACAGAG CACTGGAACATGAACACAATCAATAAAACATGTGGAGAGATTCAGACTGAAGAAGGGTTCGAATACAGACTTCTGTCTAATATACTGAATCAAACCAGTGATGACTGTGAGCAGAGCTGGTATTCAAAG GACGGGCGTCTGTTAGCAGATCCATCAGATCCACACAAACTGATGTATCCTGTGACGTCTGTAAAATCTGATCGACTCGTCACATCTTACTGTGTGGATGAACTTCATCATGAGATTCAGTGTCATTTTAAAAGA aTCACACATGAGACCGTGTTCAGAg tgtttAATGACACAGACTCCAGCAGCGGATCGACGCAAACTCCAGATTCAC ATCAGTTCTGGTGGATTTCTGCTCTTTTCTTTATCATGATTGTTCTTCTGCTCTTGATCTCTTTCATGCTGCGTAAAAGGATCTTCAG CTGTGTTTCGAGAGCAGTGACACGAATCTTCCAGCACAGTGATTCAGAAAACAG GGATCCTGAAGCTGGAGTCCAGATGAATCTCAGATCTGACGCTCCTGATTCACTGAATCAATCTGAATCTGAGCAGTTAAACGGCTCAGTGTCCAGAGCATGA
- the LOC137014752 gene encoding GTPase IMAP family member 9-like isoform X2, with product MILVGKTGTGKSATGNTILGQEVFYSEISPKEVITECSKQCAPQGGRIISVIDMPGFCGSLTKEDMKANINQCVDLSVPGPHVFLLVINLGVRYTAEEVNTVKLIQENFGGDAVRYTIVLFTHADQLKRKTLQQYVGECQPLKSLTDSCGGRYHAFNNEDMMNRTQVAELMEKIDRMIEENGGNHYTNEMFKEAQKKIKIKEMKKKAVDVALGVGSAVGTGTAIAGGVVLGVTEVVALPAVLIAAGAAAGVGMGVKLAVNKVKDHREKKNN from the coding sequence ATGATTCTGGTGGGTAAGACTGGAACAGGAAAGAGTGCGACAGGAAACACCATCCTGGGACAGGAAGTGTTTTATTCAGAAATTTCACCTAAAGAGGTCATAACAGAGTGCAGTAAACAATGTGCACCGCAAGGAGGAAGAATCATCTCTGTAATTGACATGCCAGGTTTTTGTGGATCATTGACTAAAGAAGACATGAAGGCAAATATAAATCAGTGTGTTGATCTGTCAGTTCCTGGTCCTCATGTGTTCCTGCTGGTGATCAATCTGGGTGTGAGATATACAGCAGAGGAGGTGAACACGGTCAAACTGATTCAGGAGAACTTTGGAGGAGATGCTGTGCGCTACACCATCGTTCTGTTCACTCACGCCGATCAGCTGAAACGTAAAACTCTGCAACAGTATGTGGGAGAATGTCAGCCTCTAAAGAGTCTTACTGACAGCTGCGGGGGCAGATATCACGCATTCAACAATGAAGACATGATGAATCGCACTCAGGTCGCTGAACTGATGGAGAAGATTGACAGAATGATAGAAGAAAACGGAGGAAACCATTACACTAATGAAATGTTTAAAGAAGCTCAgaaaaagattaaaataaaagaGATGAAAAAAAAGGCAGTTGATGTTGCACTGGGTGTTGGATCAGCTGTAGGAACAGGAACAGCAATAGCAGGTGGTGTCGTCTTGGGAGTAACAGAGGTTGTGGCTTTACCTGCTGTTTTAATTGCAGCTGGTGCTGCAGCTGGAGTGGGAATGGGTGTGAAACTTGCTGTGAACAAGGTCAAGGAccacagagagaaaaagaaCAATTAG
- the LOC137014752 gene encoding GTPase IMAP family member 9-like isoform X1, with the protein MTDTEALLSSDNFNVFYNSHIALTSEVRMILVGKTGTGKSATGNTILGQEVFYSEISPKEVITECSKQCAPQGGRIISVIDMPGFCGSLTKEDMKANINQCVDLSVPGPHVFLLVINLGVRYTAEEVNTVKLIQENFGGDAVRYTIVLFTHADQLKRKTLQQYVGECQPLKSLTDSCGGRYHAFNNEDMMNRTQVAELMEKIDRMIEENGGNHYTNEMFKEAQKKIKIKEMKKKAVDVALGVGSAVGTGTAIAGGVVLGVTEVVALPAVLIAAGAAAGVGMGVKLAVNKVKDHREKKNN; encoded by the exons ATGACTGATACGG AGGCATTACTGTCAAGTGACAATTTCAATGTGTTCTATAACTCACATATCGCATTGA CATCTGAGGTCAGGATGATTCTGGTGGGTAAGACTGGAACAGGAAAGAGTGCGACAGGAAACACCATCCTGGGACAGGAAGTGTTTTATTCAGAAATTTCACCTAAAGAGGTCATAACAGAGTGCAGTAAACAATGTGCACCGCAAGGAGGAAGAATCATCTCTGTAATTGACATGCCAGGTTTTTGTGGATCATTGACTAAAGAAGACATGAAGGCAAATATAAATCAGTGTGTTGATCTGTCAGTTCCTGGTCCTCATGTGTTCCTGCTGGTGATCAATCTGGGTGTGAGATATACAGCAGAGGAGGTGAACACGGTCAAACTGATTCAGGAGAACTTTGGAGGAGATGCTGTGCGCTACACCATCGTTCTGTTCACTCACGCCGATCAGCTGAAACGTAAAACTCTGCAACAGTATGTGGGAGAATGTCAGCCTCTAAAGAGTCTTACTGACAGCTGCGGGGGCAGATATCACGCATTCAACAATGAAGACATGATGAATCGCACTCAGGTCGCTGAACTGATGGAGAAGATTGACAGAATGATAGAAGAAAACGGAGGAAACCATTACACTAATGAAATGTTTAAAGAAGCTCAgaaaaagattaaaataaaagaGATGAAAAAAAAGGCAGTTGATGTTGCACTGGGTGTTGGATCAGCTGTAGGAACAGGAACAGCAATAGCAGGTGGTGTCGTCTTGGGAGTAACAGAGGTTGTGGCTTTACCTGCTGTTTTAATTGCAGCTGGTGCTGCAGCTGGAGTGGGAATGGGTGTGAAACTTGCTGTGAACAAGGTCAAGGAccacagagagaaaaagaaCAATTAG